A single region of the Serinus canaria isolate serCan28SL12 chromosome 11, serCan2020, whole genome shotgun sequence genome encodes:
- the SPIRE2 gene encoding protein spire homolog 2 isoform X3, with protein MARAGAGPPRELSLEEVLKCYEQPLNEEQAWALCFQGCRAAAAAPVAPAPLRTADIRLRADGSLRLPAPPHDLPALLTPSAEAQMVQSLGFAVYRALDWGLDENEERELSPRLEQLIDLMTNSDSEDSGCATADEGYGGQEEEEEGGEGPPRSVRTFGQAMRCCAARLADPAGAPGHYQAVCRALFAETVELMAFLAKIRDAKELLQKLKEDEEEEERPAAELGNLRNTDWARLWVQLMRELRHGVKLKKVQEKQFNPLPTEYQLTPFEMLMQDIRARNYKLRKVMVDGDIPPRVKKDAHELILDFIRSRPPLKQASERRLRPLPQKQRTLHEKILEEIRQERKLRPVEQKGYSSLPCIPHACAGRLSSSSCLELSRCPASTVPTRPRPRILLKAPTLAEMEEMNLSEDEDSPGTEVPLKRDRSFSEQDLAQLQSQLGGDQPVPRDPEPLQPEPRPRSGSVPASCHPLPVGPALPRAALGAVEERPEDGSSTAPASSSKHLWLEFSHPVESLALTVEEMINVRRVLVKAEMEKFLQSKELYSSLRRGKVCCCCRAKFPLFSWPTSCFFCKRSVCSSCSLKMKMPSKKLAHIPVYALGFESLPGSLLPKAPPLRRREPFHSLSGPCWRRVEEEFPHIYAQGSVLRDVCSDCAGFVTDVVSSSRRSVAVLNASAANRRHAKARSLYSDAWLQ; from the exons GCGCCGCTCCGCACCGCCGACATCCGCCTCCGCGCCGACGGCTCCCTCCGcctgcccgccccgccgcaCG ACCTGCCCGCGCTGCTGACGCCCTCCGCCGAAGCCCAG ATGGTGCAGTCGCTGGGCTTTGCCGTGTACCGGGCGCTGGACTGGGGACTGGACGAGAACGAGGAGCGAGAGCTGAGCCCGCGCCTGGAGCAGCTCATCGACCTGATGACCAACAGCGACTCCGAGGACAGCGGCTGTGCCACGGCCGACGAGGGCTatggagggcaggaggaggaggaggaggggggtgAGGGGCCGCCTCGCTCCGTGCGCACCTTCGGCCAGGCCATGCGCTGCTGTGCCGCCCGCCTGGCAGACCCCGCCGGCGCCCCGGGGCACTACCAGGCTGTGTGCCGCGCCCTCTTCGCGGAGACCGTGGAGCTCATGGCCTTCCTCGCCAAGATCCGCGACGCTAAGGAG CTACTGCAGAAGCTgaaggaggatgaggaagaggaggagcgGCCGGCGGCGGAGCTGGGCAACCTGCGCAACACAGACTGG GCCCGGCTGTGGGTGCAGCTGATGCGGGAGCTGCGGCACGGTGTGAAGCTGAAGAAGGTGCAGGAGAAGCAGTTCAACCCTCTGCCCACCGAGTACCAGCTCACGCCCTTCGAGATGCTCATGCAGGACATCCGTGCCCGCAACTACAAACTCCGCAAGGTCATG gtgGATGGAGACATTCCCCCCCGGGTGAAGAAAGATGCCCACGAGCTCATACTGGACTTCATCCGCTCCCGACCCCCCCTGAAGCAG GCATCAGAGCGGCGGCTGCGGCCGCTGCCCCAGAAGCAGAGGACGCTCCATGAGAAGATCCTGGAGGAGATCAGGCAGGAGCGGAAGCTCCGGCCTGTGGAGCAGAAAG GGTACAGCTCCTTGCCCTGCATCCCCCACGCCTGCGCCGGTCgcctgagctccagctcctgcctcgAGCTGTCCCGGTGCCCGGCCAGCACCGTCCCCACACGTCCACGGCCACGCATCCTGCTCAAGGCGCCCACCTTGGCTGAGATGGAGGAGATGAACCTCTCCGAG GATGAGGACTCTCCGGGCACGGAGGTGCCGCTGAAGCGGGATCGCTCCTTCTCGgagcaggacctggcacagctgcagagccagctgggggGTGACCAGCCTGTGCCCCGGGACCCAGAGCCACTGCAGCccgagccccggccccgctcag gctctgtccctgccagctgccaccCACTGCCAGttggcccagccctgccccgggctgCCCTCGGTGCCGTGGAGGAGAGGCCAGAGGATGgatccagcactgctcctgccagcagctccaagcaCCTCTGGCTG GAGTTCAGCCACCCTGTGGAGAGCCTGGCCCTGACCGTGGAGGAGATGATCAACGTGCGCAGGGTGCTGGTCAAGGCTGAGATGGAGAAGTTCCTGCAGAGCAAGGAGCTGTACAGCAGCCTGCGGAGAGGGAAG gtctgctgctgctgcagggccaagtttcctctcttctcctggcCCACATCATGTTTCTTCTGCAAGCG GTCTGTCTGTAGCTCCTGCAGTCTAAAG ATGAAGATGCCTTCCAAGAAGCTGGCTCACATCCCCGTCTACGCGCTGGGCTTCGAGAGCCTGCCAGGCTCGCTGCTGCCCAAGGCCCCGCCGCTGCGCCGGAGGGAGCCCTTCCA CTCGCTCTCGGGGCCGTGCTGGCGCCGGGTGGAGGAGGAATTCCCCCACATCTACGCCCAGGGCTCGGTCCTGCGCGACGTCTGCTCTGACTGCGCCGGCTTCGTCACGGACGTGGTGAGCTCCAGCCGCCGCAGCGTGGCCGTGCTCAACGCCAGCGCCGCGAACCGGCGCCACGCCAAGGCGCGCTCCCTCTACAGCGACGCGTGGCTCCAGTGA
- the SPIRE2 gene encoding protein spire homolog 2 isoform X1 has translation MSWAPPVCHAPAVAASPHTASACAAGAHTPAVHTASAHIPRACRGHVLMHTELSAPFSPRREGYMGACAPLMCPLGGCASLWIAGLNVQGAHRPLEPCPGTRRAQDEPGKGGGAAEGLSSSGWGPRGWSGWVPHPWVMRGGVLSTGPWVPAVTLPSSPRPARAADALRRSPGTWGPVTCPVCHPSPVWAGRGHLPPSPGAHRFWDGTQHQGGAGDSCARVPAVPCRCCPPQMVQSLGFAVYRALDWGLDENEERELSPRLEQLIDLMTNSDSEDSGCATADEGYGGQEEEEEGGEGPPRSVRTFGQAMRCCAARLADPAGAPGHYQAVCRALFAETVELMAFLAKIRDAKELLQKLKEDEEEEERPAAELGNLRNTDWARLWVQLMRELRHGVKLKKVQEKQFNPLPTEYQLTPFEMLMQDIRARNYKLRKVMVDGDIPPRVKKDAHELILDFIRSRPPLKQASERRLRPLPQKQRTLHEKILEEIRQERKLRPVEQKGYSSLPCIPHACAGRLSSSSCLELSRCPASTVPTRPRPRILLKAPTLAEMEEMNLSEDEDSPGTEVPLKRDRSFSEQDLAQLQSQLGGDQPVPRDPEPLQPEPRPRSGSVPASCHPLPVGPALPRAALGAVEERPEDGSSTAPASSSKHLWLEFSHPVESLALTVEEMINVRRVLVKAEMEKFLQSKELYSSLRRGKVCCCCRAKFPLFSWPTSCFFCKRSVCSSCSLKMKMPSKKLAHIPVYALGFESLPGSLLPKAPPLRRREPFHSLSGPCWRRVEEEFPHIYAQGSVLRDVCSDCAGFVTDVVSSSRRSVAVLNASAANRRHAKARSLYSDAWLQ, from the exons ATGTCCTGGGCTCCCCCTGTTTGCCatgctccagctgtggctgccagtCCCCACACTgccagtgcctgtgctgctggtgcccacACTCCTGCTGTCCACACTGCCAGTGCCCACATCCCACGGGCGTGCAGGGGGCATGTCCTcatgcacacagagctctcagctCCTTTCAGCCCTCGCCGTGAGGGGTACATGGGTGCTTGTGCCCCCTTAATGTGCCCTTTaggaggctgtgccagcttGTGGATAGCAGGTCTCAATGTGCAGGGTGCCCATCGTCCCTTGGAGCCATGCCCTGGGACCAGGAGAGCACAGGATGAGccagggaaggggggaggaGCAGCGGAGGgcctgagcagctcagggtggggaCCCCGCGGCTGGAGTGGGTGGGTACCACATCCGTGGGTGATGCGGGGCGGGGTGCTCAGCACGGGGCCGTGGGTGCCGGCGGTGactctgccctcctcccccagACCTGCCCGCGCTGCTGACGCCCTCCGCCGAAGCCCAGGTACGTGGGGGCCGGTGACCTGCCCCGTCTGCCATCCCAGCCCGGTGTGGGCTGGGCGCGGCCACCTGCCCCCCTCACCCGGGGCTCACAGGTTCTGGGACGGGACCCAGCACCAAGGAGGGGCCGgggacagctgtgccagggtgcctgctgtcccctgccgGTGCTGTCCCCCGCAGATGGTGCAGTCGCTGGGCTTTGCCGTGTACCGGGCGCTGGACTGGGGACTGGACGAGAACGAGGAGCGAGAGCTGAGCCCGCGCCTGGAGCAGCTCATCGACCTGATGACCAACAGCGACTCCGAGGACAGCGGCTGTGCCACGGCCGACGAGGGCTatggagggcaggaggaggaggaggaggggggtgAGGGGCCGCCTCGCTCCGTGCGCACCTTCGGCCAGGCCATGCGCTGCTGTGCCGCCCGCCTGGCAGACCCCGCCGGCGCCCCGGGGCACTACCAGGCTGTGTGCCGCGCCCTCTTCGCGGAGACCGTGGAGCTCATGGCCTTCCTCGCCAAGATCCGCGACGCTAAGGAG CTACTGCAGAAGCTgaaggaggatgaggaagaggaggagcgGCCGGCGGCGGAGCTGGGCAACCTGCGCAACACAGACTGG GCCCGGCTGTGGGTGCAGCTGATGCGGGAGCTGCGGCACGGTGTGAAGCTGAAGAAGGTGCAGGAGAAGCAGTTCAACCCTCTGCCCACCGAGTACCAGCTCACGCCCTTCGAGATGCTCATGCAGGACATCCGTGCCCGCAACTACAAACTCCGCAAGGTCATG gtgGATGGAGACATTCCCCCCCGGGTGAAGAAAGATGCCCACGAGCTCATACTGGACTTCATCCGCTCCCGACCCCCCCTGAAGCAG GCATCAGAGCGGCGGCTGCGGCCGCTGCCCCAGAAGCAGAGGACGCTCCATGAGAAGATCCTGGAGGAGATCAGGCAGGAGCGGAAGCTCCGGCCTGTGGAGCAGAAAG GGTACAGCTCCTTGCCCTGCATCCCCCACGCCTGCGCCGGTCgcctgagctccagctcctgcctcgAGCTGTCCCGGTGCCCGGCCAGCACCGTCCCCACACGTCCACGGCCACGCATCCTGCTCAAGGCGCCCACCTTGGCTGAGATGGAGGAGATGAACCTCTCCGAG GATGAGGACTCTCCGGGCACGGAGGTGCCGCTGAAGCGGGATCGCTCCTTCTCGgagcaggacctggcacagctgcagagccagctgggggGTGACCAGCCTGTGCCCCGGGACCCAGAGCCACTGCAGCccgagccccggccccgctcag gctctgtccctgccagctgccaccCACTGCCAGttggcccagccctgccccgggctgCCCTCGGTGCCGTGGAGGAGAGGCCAGAGGATGgatccagcactgctcctgccagcagctccaagcaCCTCTGGCTG GAGTTCAGCCACCCTGTGGAGAGCCTGGCCCTGACCGTGGAGGAGATGATCAACGTGCGCAGGGTGCTGGTCAAGGCTGAGATGGAGAAGTTCCTGCAGAGCAAGGAGCTGTACAGCAGCCTGCGGAGAGGGAAG gtctgctgctgctgcagggccaagtttcctctcttctcctggcCCACATCATGTTTCTTCTGCAAGCG GTCTGTCTGTAGCTCCTGCAGTCTAAAG ATGAAGATGCCTTCCAAGAAGCTGGCTCACATCCCCGTCTACGCGCTGGGCTTCGAGAGCCTGCCAGGCTCGCTGCTGCCCAAGGCCCCGCCGCTGCGCCGGAGGGAGCCCTTCCA CTCGCTCTCGGGGCCGTGCTGGCGCCGGGTGGAGGAGGAATTCCCCCACATCTACGCCCAGGGCTCGGTCCTGCGCGACGTCTGCTCTGACTGCGCCGGCTTCGTCACGGACGTGGTGAGCTCCAGCCGCCGCAGCGTGGCCGTGCTCAACGCCAGCGCCGCGAACCGGCGCCACGCCAAGGCGCGCTCCCTCTACAGCGACGCGTGGCTCCAGTGA
- the SPIRE2 gene encoding protein spire homolog 2 isoform X2 translates to MSWAPPVCHAPAVAASPHTASACAAGAHTPAVHTASAHIPRACRGHVLMHTELSAPFSPRREGYMGACAPLMCPLGGCASLWIAGLNVQGAHRPLEPCPGTRRAQDEPGKGGGAAEGLSSSGWGPRGWSGWVPHPWVMRGGVLSTGPWVPAVTLPSSPRPARAADALRRSPGTWGPVTCPVCHPSPVWAGRGHLPPSPGAHRFWDGTQHQGGAGDSCARVPAVPCRCCPPQMVQSLGFAVYRALDWGLDENEERELSPRLEQLIDLMTNSDSEDSGCATADEGYGGQEEEEEGGEGPPRSVRTFGQAMRCCAARLADPAGAPGHYQAVCRALFAETVELMAFLAKIRDAKELLQKLKEDEEEEERPAAELGNLRNTDWARLWVQLMRELRHGVKLKKVQEKQFNPLPTEYQLTPFEMLMQDIRARNYKLRKVMVDGDIPPRVKKDAHELILDFIRSRPPLKQASERRLRPLPQKQRTLHEKILEEIRQERKLRPVEQKGYSSLPCIPHACAGRLSSSSCLELSRCPASTVPTRPRPRILLKAPTLAEMEEMNLSEDEDSPGTEVPLKRDRSFSEQDLAQLQSQLGGDQPVPRDPEPLQPEPRPRSGSVPASCHPLPVGPALPRAALGAVEERPEDGSSTAPASSSKHLWLEFSHPVESLALTVEEMINVRRVLVKAEMEKFLQSKELYSSLRRGKVCCCCRAKFPLFSWPTSCFFCKRSVCSSCSLKMKMPSKKLAHIPVYALGFESLPGSLLPKAPPLRRREPFQARSCATSALTAPASSRTW, encoded by the exons ATGTCCTGGGCTCCCCCTGTTTGCCatgctccagctgtggctgccagtCCCCACACTgccagtgcctgtgctgctggtgcccacACTCCTGCTGTCCACACTGCCAGTGCCCACATCCCACGGGCGTGCAGGGGGCATGTCCTcatgcacacagagctctcagctCCTTTCAGCCCTCGCCGTGAGGGGTACATGGGTGCTTGTGCCCCCTTAATGTGCCCTTTaggaggctgtgccagcttGTGGATAGCAGGTCTCAATGTGCAGGGTGCCCATCGTCCCTTGGAGCCATGCCCTGGGACCAGGAGAGCACAGGATGAGccagggaaggggggaggaGCAGCGGAGGgcctgagcagctcagggtggggaCCCCGCGGCTGGAGTGGGTGGGTACCACATCCGTGGGTGATGCGGGGCGGGGTGCTCAGCACGGGGCCGTGGGTGCCGGCGGTGactctgccctcctcccccagACCTGCCCGCGCTGCTGACGCCCTCCGCCGAAGCCCAGGTACGTGGGGGCCGGTGACCTGCCCCGTCTGCCATCCCAGCCCGGTGTGGGCTGGGCGCGGCCACCTGCCCCCCTCACCCGGGGCTCACAGGTTCTGGGACGGGACCCAGCACCAAGGAGGGGCCGgggacagctgtgccagggtgcctgctgtcccctgccgGTGCTGTCCCCCGCAGATGGTGCAGTCGCTGGGCTTTGCCGTGTACCGGGCGCTGGACTGGGGACTGGACGAGAACGAGGAGCGAGAGCTGAGCCCGCGCCTGGAGCAGCTCATCGACCTGATGACCAACAGCGACTCCGAGGACAGCGGCTGTGCCACGGCCGACGAGGGCTatggagggcaggaggaggaggaggaggggggtgAGGGGCCGCCTCGCTCCGTGCGCACCTTCGGCCAGGCCATGCGCTGCTGTGCCGCCCGCCTGGCAGACCCCGCCGGCGCCCCGGGGCACTACCAGGCTGTGTGCCGCGCCCTCTTCGCGGAGACCGTGGAGCTCATGGCCTTCCTCGCCAAGATCCGCGACGCTAAGGAG CTACTGCAGAAGCTgaaggaggatgaggaagaggaggagcgGCCGGCGGCGGAGCTGGGCAACCTGCGCAACACAGACTGG GCCCGGCTGTGGGTGCAGCTGATGCGGGAGCTGCGGCACGGTGTGAAGCTGAAGAAGGTGCAGGAGAAGCAGTTCAACCCTCTGCCCACCGAGTACCAGCTCACGCCCTTCGAGATGCTCATGCAGGACATCCGTGCCCGCAACTACAAACTCCGCAAGGTCATG gtgGATGGAGACATTCCCCCCCGGGTGAAGAAAGATGCCCACGAGCTCATACTGGACTTCATCCGCTCCCGACCCCCCCTGAAGCAG GCATCAGAGCGGCGGCTGCGGCCGCTGCCCCAGAAGCAGAGGACGCTCCATGAGAAGATCCTGGAGGAGATCAGGCAGGAGCGGAAGCTCCGGCCTGTGGAGCAGAAAG GGTACAGCTCCTTGCCCTGCATCCCCCACGCCTGCGCCGGTCgcctgagctccagctcctgcctcgAGCTGTCCCGGTGCCCGGCCAGCACCGTCCCCACACGTCCACGGCCACGCATCCTGCTCAAGGCGCCCACCTTGGCTGAGATGGAGGAGATGAACCTCTCCGAG GATGAGGACTCTCCGGGCACGGAGGTGCCGCTGAAGCGGGATCGCTCCTTCTCGgagcaggacctggcacagctgcagagccagctgggggGTGACCAGCCTGTGCCCCGGGACCCAGAGCCACTGCAGCccgagccccggccccgctcag gctctgtccctgccagctgccaccCACTGCCAGttggcccagccctgccccgggctgCCCTCGGTGCCGTGGAGGAGAGGCCAGAGGATGgatccagcactgctcctgccagcagctccaagcaCCTCTGGCTG GAGTTCAGCCACCCTGTGGAGAGCCTGGCCCTGACCGTGGAGGAGATGATCAACGTGCGCAGGGTGCTGGTCAAGGCTGAGATGGAGAAGTTCCTGCAGAGCAAGGAGCTGTACAGCAGCCTGCGGAGAGGGAAG gtctgctgctgctgcagggccaagtttcctctcttctcctggcCCACATCATGTTTCTTCTGCAAGCG GTCTGTCTGTAGCTCCTGCAGTCTAAAG ATGAAGATGCCTTCCAAGAAGCTGGCTCACATCCCCGTCTACGCGCTGGGCTTCGAGAGCCTGCCAGGCTCGCTGCTGCCCAAGGCCCCGCCGCTGCGCCGGAGGGAGCCCTTCCA GGCTCGGTCCTGCGCGACGTCTGCTCTGACTGCGCCGGCTTCGTCACGGACGTGGTGA